In Holophagaceae bacterium, the sequence GAAATCCTCGCGGGTGGACCCCGAGTGGGCGGAGTTCGCCCTGAGCGTCTGCAGCGAGAACGCGCCCTGGGGCGAGGTCGTGAGCGCCCTTTCGGAGTCAGGCCCCATGGGCGTCGCGCGGGTGGTCATCGTGCCCCAGGCGGACCATCTGCTGCAAAAACCGAAGGACCTTCCCGCGGCGGTGAAAGGCTGGCTGACCAAGCCGCCGCCGGACACGCATCTGCTGCTGGTGGCCCGCACCCTGCTATCGGCGGGTCCCGGCAAGCCGCTGGGGGCGAAGCCTTTTTCGGATTGGGTGAAGGAAGGCCGCGTGCTGAAGGTGGGTGTCCTCGAAGGCGATGAGATCCGCAGTTTCGTGGAACGCGAAGCCGCGGCGATGGGCTTGAAGCTCGATGCCGGCGTCGCGGCCCTCGTGGGTTCGCGCATCGGCGGCCATGCGGGCCTGCTTCGCCGCACGCTCGAAGTCCTGGATCTGCTCGCGGACGATCGCCGCGTGAGCGCCGCGCTGGTGGCCCAGGCCACGTTCAGGCTCGCGGAGCAGAGCGCTTTCGTGTGGTCCCAGGCCTGGCAGAAAGGCCAGGCCGACCGCGCCCTGGAGGCGCTCCGGCAGGCGCTGGAGGATGATCCGGGGGGCGCGCCGCTGCTGCTCCTGGGCCAGGCCCGCCGCGAAGTGGAGCGGGTCTGCAACCTGGCCGAAGCGGGTGGGTTGCGGGGCGCGGATCTGACGGCCGCCGTGGGTCTCGGCCCCCGCCAGGACTGGCTCCTGGAAGGGTACCAGCGCGTTCTGGCTAAGCTGAGAACCGATGGCGCGCGCCGTCTGCTGGCCCGGATCGGCGAAGCTGACCGCGACATCAAGGGCCAGGCCATCGG encodes:
- the holA gene encoding DNA polymerase III subunit delta; this translates as MSAPAAWLQADLALIHGEDSEARRQAVEAWKSSRVDPEWAEFALSVCSENAPWGEVVSALSESGPMGVARVVIVPQADHLLQKPKDLPAAVKGWLTKPPPDTHLLLVARTLLSAGPGKPLGAKPFSDWVKEGRVLKVGVLEGDEIRSFVEREAAAMGLKLDAGVAALVGSRIGGHAGLLRRTLEVLDLLADDRRVSAALVAQATFRLAEQSAFVWSQAWQKGQADRALEALRQALEDDPGGAPLLLLGQARREVERVCNLAEAGGLRGADLTAAVGLGPRQDWLLEGYQRVLAKLRTDGARRLLARIGEADRDIKGQAIGPVSTLTDLTLGLCRAWGGR